Proteins from one Paenibacillus amylolyticus genomic window:
- the cobT gene encoding nicotinate-nucleotide--dimethylbenzimidazole phosphoribosyltransferase, whose translation MNNEQVLEQLTQKITAPDQEVAAETSAHVDSLTKPPGSLGKLEELVIRLAGMTGNARPRFDHRAVIVMAADHGVVEEGISAFPAEVTPQMVLNFLAGGAAVNVLARHAGANVICVDIGVNADLEHPDLLSRKIRKGTANMARGAAMTRDEAVRAILAGAEVVSAEVAKGTQLFVTGEMGIGNTTASAAVMSALTGVAPAAAVGRGTGIDDAGLQRKAAVVSRALSVNAPNPEDALDVLCKVGGLEIAGLTGVILSAAAHRCPVVVDGFISTAAALVARKLAPLSTAYMIASHTSHENGHGALLRELDLKSMLDLDMRLGEGTGGVLSLHLIDAACLILNEMATFASAGVSDGTSPAPDPAVMVDSSLQGESSR comes from the coding sequence ATGAATAATGAACAGGTGTTGGAGCAATTAACGCAAAAGATTACCGCTCCTGACCAGGAAGTGGCTGCAGAAACCTCTGCGCACGTGGATTCGCTGACGAAGCCGCCGGGAAGTCTGGGCAAATTGGAAGAGCTGGTGATCCGCCTGGCAGGTATGACAGGCAATGCACGTCCGCGTTTTGATCACAGGGCGGTCATTGTCATGGCCGCAGATCACGGCGTGGTGGAAGAAGGCATCAGTGCTTTTCCTGCTGAAGTGACTCCGCAGATGGTCCTGAATTTCCTGGCTGGAGGCGCAGCAGTGAATGTGCTTGCACGTCACGCAGGAGCTAATGTGATCTGTGTGGATATCGGGGTGAATGCCGATCTTGAACATCCGGACCTGCTTTCCCGTAAAATTCGCAAAGGCACGGCCAACATGGCCCGAGGCGCAGCAATGACCCGGGATGAGGCCGTTCGGGCGATCCTTGCGGGGGCCGAAGTGGTATCGGCAGAGGTGGCGAAGGGAACACAGCTGTTTGTCACCGGGGAGATGGGAATCGGCAACACCACCGCAAGTGCTGCGGTAATGAGCGCGTTAACCGGAGTTGCACCAGCTGCCGCCGTAGGAAGAGGAACCGGAATTGATGATGCAGGCTTGCAGCGCAAGGCTGCTGTAGTCAGCCGGGCACTTAGCGTAAATGCACCGAACCCCGAAGATGCACTGGATGTGTTGTGCAAAGTGGGTGGACTGGAGATTGCCGGACTTACGGGAGTAATTCTCTCAGCAGCAGCTCATCGTTGCCCGGTCGTTGTAGACGGGTTCATCTCTACCGCGGCAGCGCTGGTTGCGAGAAAACTTGCACCTCTGAGTACAGCTTATATGATCGCTTCTCATACTTCGCATGAAAACGGACATGGAGCGCTGCTGCGTGAACTGGACCTGAAATCAATGCTGGATCTGGACATGCGCCTGGGTGAAGGCACAGGTGGCGTACTCAGTCTTCATCTGATTGATGCAGCATGCCTTATTCTGAACGAGATGGCGACCTTTGCAAGCGCGGGTGTCTCGGATGGGACAAGCCCTGCTCCAGACCCCGCTGTAATGGTTGATTCATCCCTGCAAGGAGAGAGTTCCCGATGA
- a CDS encoding ABC transporter ATP-binding protein — protein MSEEQERNTNQLLRGTVTASSTSTNSRNRSNSTSTSLISIKGVGKSYGNHQALRSVDWYVGEGDWWGVVGPNGSGKSTLIQLIAGTEQLSEGQIHIDGRDISSYSRKDLSRMIAVLQQDGLPAISYPVRDVVEMGRYPYQNWLGRETRDGALVVDRVLEDLGLTELADRPLDALSGGQRQTVALAKVMAQEPRLLLLDEPTTFLDIKYQLQFMELLSAWRQRTNITIVAVLHDLNLAALFCDHILALREGMAVGKGTPHTLINEENIQDIFRVKPAIVSHPDHAIPQLLLRRDID, from the coding sequence ATGAGTGAAGAGCAGGAGCGCAATACGAATCAACTTCTTCGGGGCACGGTTACGGCTTCCAGTACAAGTACCAACTCCAGGAACCGTTCCAACTCGACTTCGACTTCCCTTATCTCCATTAAAGGAGTAGGAAAGTCATATGGCAATCACCAGGCATTGCGTAGTGTGGACTGGTATGTCGGTGAAGGTGACTGGTGGGGAGTTGTCGGTCCAAACGGCAGCGGCAAATCCACTCTGATCCAGCTTATTGCCGGAACGGAACAGTTAAGCGAAGGTCAGATCCATATCGATGGTCGAGACATCAGCTCATATAGCCGTAAGGACCTGTCGCGCATGATCGCTGTATTGCAGCAGGATGGCTTGCCAGCCATCTCCTATCCCGTGCGAGACGTGGTGGAGATGGGGCGATATCCATACCAGAACTGGCTGGGGCGGGAAACGCGTGATGGGGCACTTGTGGTAGACAGGGTGCTTGAAGACCTGGGATTGACAGAGCTGGCGGACAGACCGCTGGATGCACTCAGCGGCGGGCAACGGCAGACGGTCGCACTAGCCAAAGTTATGGCTCAGGAGCCACGGTTGCTGCTGCTGGACGAGCCGACCACGTTTCTGGATATTAAATATCAATTGCAATTCATGGAGTTGTTATCAGCATGGCGACAGAGAACAAACATTACGATTGTAGCTGTGTTGCATGATCTGAATCTGGCCGCATTATTTTGCGATCACATTCTGGCGCTGCGTGAGGGGATGGCGGTTGGAAAGGGTACGCCTCATACGTTGATCAACGAGGAGAATATTCAGGATATATTTCGCGTCAAACCCGCGATTGTCTCCCATCCCGACCATGCCATACCTCAACTGCTGCTGCGGCGGGACATTGATTAA
- a CDS encoding ABC transporter substrate-binding protein — protein sequence MNIKNWKSVASLLSAAALALALAGCGNATTNEGTGTSQQPTQEQSQGQAQTDLKTQYPLTVTDATGESFTFEKAPAKIVSVSPAETESLFALGLDDQIVGVSDYDDYPEAATTKAKMGGITKPNEESIIAAEADIVFTGISMSEDAVKKLRELGITIFKTDPKSIDDVMNNIETFGKITDHQEKAQEIITQMKQDVTDVTEAVKAVKPEEKKKVYVEFSPGWSVGKGEFMDELITVAGGTNIASDEEGWYQINEENVIASNPDVILYANDVIDENSKTLDQIIKARSGWDQITAVKNDAVIGLDANLLSRPGPRVTQGLKEVAKAIYPDLFQ from the coding sequence ATGAATATCAAAAATTGGAAAAGCGTAGCGTCCCTGCTAAGTGCAGCGGCACTCGCACTGGCTTTGGCCGGATGTGGCAATGCAACAACGAATGAGGGCACAGGTACTTCTCAGCAACCGACACAGGAGCAGTCCCAAGGCCAGGCACAGACAGACCTCAAAACCCAATATCCACTGACCGTTACGGATGCAACAGGTGAATCGTTTACCTTTGAAAAGGCACCTGCCAAAATTGTATCCGTGTCTCCGGCCGAGACGGAATCCCTGTTTGCTCTTGGATTGGACGATCAAATCGTTGGTGTATCCGACTATGATGACTATCCGGAAGCAGCAACAACCAAAGCGAAAATGGGCGGGATCACCAAGCCCAATGAAGAGTCCATCATTGCAGCTGAAGCCGACATTGTCTTCACAGGTATCTCGATGAGCGAGGATGCAGTGAAGAAGCTGCGCGAACTGGGTATTACCATTTTCAAAACGGATCCTAAATCCATCGACGATGTGATGAACAATATCGAAACCTTCGGTAAAATTACCGATCATCAGGAAAAAGCACAAGAAATCATCACTCAGATGAAACAGGACGTGACGGATGTAACCGAAGCGGTAAAGGCCGTTAAACCGGAAGAGAAGAAAAAAGTATACGTTGAGTTCTCCCCAGGCTGGTCTGTAGGTAAAGGTGAGTTCATGGACGAACTGATCACTGTAGCTGGAGGAACCAATATTGCTTCAGACGAAGAAGGTTGGTATCAGATCAATGAAGAAAATGTGATCGCCTCCAACCCGGATGTAATCTTGTACGCCAACGATGTAATTGACGAAAACTCCAAAACACTGGATCAGATCATCAAAGCGCGCAGCGGCTGGGATCAAATTACGGCTGTGAAAAATGACGCGGTTATTGGCCTGGATGCCAACCTGCTGAGCCGTCCGGGTCCACGGGTAACTCAAGGGTTGAAAGAAGTAGCCAAAGCGATCTACCCTGACTTGTTCCAATGA
- a CDS encoding histidine phosphatase family protein: protein MAVNEGNTVNACKDVHTDQPCSVKRNILWVRHGTTLWNVEKRYLGHTDIGLLPDAKEELAPLHEQLSGVSWHEVYCSDLLRCRQTLEQILPDAIGQVKFDSRLRENDFGQWEGLTYDQLKDNPVYRNWIDAPQEITPPEGESWQDFTGRLDSFLQEMLLERRPAIHFDEGQVPTIVVVTHGGVIRYALSRLIPGFGFWDTHVVPGQVIQVQLDRQGNQWIGSRVTFPPIGL from the coding sequence ATGGCCGTAAATGAAGGAAATACAGTGAATGCATGCAAGGACGTACATACGGACCAACCCTGCTCAGTGAAACGAAACATTCTGTGGGTTCGTCATGGAACAACGCTGTGGAATGTGGAAAAAAGATACCTGGGGCATACCGACATCGGTCTGCTGCCAGATGCCAAAGAAGAACTGGCTCCGCTTCATGAACAATTGAGCGGTGTTTCGTGGCACGAGGTATATTGCAGTGATCTGCTGCGCTGCCGACAGACGCTGGAACAGATTCTTCCGGATGCCATTGGACAGGTGAAGTTCGACTCGCGCCTGCGCGAGAATGATTTTGGACAGTGGGAAGGGCTGACGTATGATCAGCTCAAGGATAATCCGGTGTACCGAAACTGGATTGATGCGCCGCAGGAGATCACTCCGCCCGAGGGTGAATCGTGGCAGGATTTTACCGGACGATTGGATTCATTTCTCCAAGAGATGTTGTTGGAGAGGCGGCCTGCGATTCATTTTGATGAGGGGCAGGTGCCAACTATCGTTGTGGTTACGCATGGTGGTGTCATCCGATATGCCTTGTCCCGTCTGATTCCAGGGTTTGGGTTCTGGGATACACATGTCGTACCGGGACAGGTGATTCAGGTCCAGCTTGATCGACAGGGGAATCAATGGATTGGCAGCAGAGTGACTTTTCCGCCGATCGGGTTGTAA